One region of Solanum pennellii chromosome 6, SPENNV200 genomic DNA includes:
- the LOC107021302 gene encoding nudC domain-containing protein 2 — protein sequence MAEKLAPEKRHSFVHNGQKVFEWDQTLEELNIYINLPENVPKKLFYCKIESKHLEVGIKGNPPYLNHDLMNPVKTDCSFWTLEDDILHVTLQKRDKGQTWSSPILGQGQLDPYASDLEQKRLMLQRFQEENPGFDFSQAQFSGNCPDPKTFMGGISST from the exons ATGGCTGAAAAATTAGCCCCCGAGAAACGTCACAGCTTCGTCCATAATG GCCAGAAGGTGTTCGAATGGGACCAAACGCTTGAAGAATTGAACATTTACATAAATCTTCCAGAAAATGTTCCGAAGAAGCTATTTTATTGCAAGATTGAGTCTAAGCATTTGGAAGTTGGGATCAAAGGCAATCCACCTTACCTTAAT CATGATCTGATGAACCCAGTGAAGACCGATTGTTCCTTCTGGACTCTag AGGATGATATACTGCATGTAACCTTACAGAAGAGGGATAAAGGTCAGACATGGTCTTCTCCTATATTGGGCCAAGGACAGTTGGATCCATATGCCAGTGATCTTGAACAGAAAAGGCTCATGCTTCAAAGGTTCCAAGAAGAG AATCCCGGTTTTGATTTCTCACAGGCACAATTCTCTGGGAATTGTCCTGATCCAAAGACCTTCATGGGGGGAATTAGCTCAACTTGA
- the LOC107021550 gene encoding inositol 3-kinase, giving the protein MVKEAKDSSVSTTHRCLIVGNYCHDVLIKDDVVIAESLGGAASFISAVLDGLSVSSDYISKVGPDFVYSVNHRPITSSSSKTTVFHAYFSTESTRQDRILKRVTACDPVTPSDLPNSKFDFGLAVGVGGEILPETLERMIEMCKVVFVDIQALIRVFDPVDGTVNLVHLNQTGFWPLLNRIGYLKASEDEAPFVDVEEARKWCCVVVTKGKDGCTVYSKDEELSIAPFPAYQVDPTGAGDSFLGGLVAGLVDGLAVPDAALLGNFFGSLTVGQIGLPKFDSRMVQKVKDEVLKRSLQHFGSHEKHEDEPKRLKPFDHEEFLAALSAAKVVPSYPIKECKWDLHSSPGALEQPACNGHRRLPLNPACEEPIKSVDSKP; this is encoded by the exons ATGGTGAAGGAAGCGAAAGATTCATCAGTATCCACAACCCATCGGTGTTTAATTGTGGGGAATTACTGTCACGATGTTCTGATCAAAGACGACGTCGTAATAGCGGAGTCACTGGGTGGAGCGGCATCGTTCATCTCCGCCGTGCTTGATGGTTTGTCTGTTTCTTCCGATTACATTTCTAAAGTGGGTCCTGATTTTGTTTACTCTGTTAATCACCGGCCGATCACTTCGTCCTCTTCCAAAACCACCGTTTTCCACGCCTATTTCTCTACTGAAAGCACACGGCAAGATCGGATCTTAAAACGGGTCACTGCATGTGACCCGGTGACTCCCTCGGATCTCCCGaactcaaaatttgattttgggTTAGCTGTAGGTGTTGGTGGAGAGATTTTGCCTGAAACCCTTGAACGGATGATTGAGATGTGTAAGGTAGTGTTTGTTGATATCCAAGCTTTGATTCGGGTATTTGACCCGGTTGATGGAACAGTGAATCTTGTACATTTGAATCAAACTGGGTTTTGGCCGTTGTTGAATAGAATTGGGTATTTGAAAGCATCCGAAGATGAGGCACCATTTGTGGATGTGGAGGAAGCAAGGAAATGGTGTTGTGTGGTAGTGACAAAAGGGAAAGATGGCTGTACAGTGTATTCTAAAGATGAAGAACTGTCCATTGCGCCTTTTCCAGCTTATCAAGTTGATCCAACAGGAGCTGGGGATAGCTTTCTTGGAGGTTTAGTTGCAGGGCTTGTTGATGGATTGGCAGTACCAGATGCTGCATTGCTGGGAAACTTTTTCGGATCACTGACTGTAGGGCAAATTGGGCTTCCCAAGTTCGACTCGCGGATGGTACAG AAAGTGAAGGATGAGGTGCTAAAAAGAAGTTTGCAACATTTTGGGTCCCATGAGAAACATGAAGACGAACCAAAGAGATTGAAGCCATTTGATCATGAAGAATTCCTAGCAGCTCTCAGTGCCGCCAAAGTGGTACCATCATACCCTATCAAAGAATGTAAATGGGACTTGCATAGTTCTCCCGGAGCATTGGAACAGCCCGCCTGCAATGGTCATCGGAGATTACCACTTAACCCTGCCTGTGAAGAACCGATTAAATCAGTTGATAGTAAACCTTGA
- the LOC107021461 gene encoding protein EARLY FLOWERING 4-like, with amino-acid sequence MDDALQALTELSNLSRHQLNGGGFNGLNDVDGEEEEEYDIEAWETITKCFREVQSVLDQNRALIQQVNENHQSKLRDNLVKNVALIRDINSNISKVSRLYSDLSVDFCNIVNRRRELALFESKNRDDNVDSAES; translated from the coding sequence ATGGACGATGCCTTGCAAGCCCTAACGGAGCTTTCTAATCTCAGTCGCCACCAGTTAAACGGCGGCGGATTCAACGGCTTAAATGACGTCGACGGCGAAGAAGAGGAAGAGTATGACATCGAGGCTTGGGAAACGATTACAAAGTGTTTCCGGGAGGTACAGTCGGTTCTGGATCAGAACCGAGCTCTGATTCAACAGGTGAACGAAAATCATCAATCGAAGCTTCGAGATAATCTGGTGAAGAACGTCGCTCTTATTCGAGATATAAATAGTAATATCTCCAAAGTTTCTCGCCTGTACTCTGATCTCTCCGTAGATTTCTGCAACATCGTTAATCGGCGACGGGAACTTGCTTTGTTTGAATCTAAAAATCGCGATGATAATGTGGACAGCGCCGAATCCTGA
- the LOC107023543 gene encoding LOW QUALITY PROTEIN: peptidyl-prolyl cis-trans isomerase CYP19-4 (The sequence of the model RefSeq protein was modified relative to this genomic sequence to represent the inferred CDS: deleted 1 base in 1 codon): MAATRFQPSVFLLCSLVVIGTLALAQAKSQENLKEVTHKVYFDVEIDGKPAGRIVMGLFGKTVPKTAENFRALCTGEKGVGKSGKPLHFKGSKFHRIIPSFMIQGGDFTLGDGRGGESIYGEKFADENFKIKHTGPGLLSMANAGSDTNGSQFFITTVTTTWLDGRHVVFGKVLSGMDVVYKMEAEGRQSGTPKAKSPLQTAVNFLCNRF, encoded by the exons ATGGCTGCGACGAGATTTCAACCGTCCGTTTTTCTCCTCTGCAGTTTGGTCGTGATCGGAACCCTAGCTCTTGCTCAG GCCAAATCCCAGGAAAATCTGAAAGAAGTAACTCACAAAGTTTACTTTGATGTTGAGATAGACGGTAAACCTGCCG GTCGTATTGTTATGGGTCTCTTTGGTAAAACAGTTCCTAAAACAGCAG AGAACTTCAGAGCATTGTGCACAG GGGAAAAGGGAGTTGGAAAGAGTGGCAAGCCTCTTCATTTCAAGGGGAGCAAATTCCACCGAATAATCCCCAGCTTCATGATTCAAGGTGGTGATTTCACCCTTGGTGATGGGCGTGGAGGGGAATCTATTTACGGTGAAAAGTTTGCGGATGAAAATTTCAAGATCAAGCACACTGGACCTG GGCTATTGTCAATGGCAAATGCTGGTTCCGACACCAATGGTTCACAATTCTTCATCACAACAGTCACAACTACATG gtTGGATGGTCGACATGTGGTCTTCGGAAAGGTGTTGTCTGGAATGGATGTCGTTTACAAGATGGAAGCTGAAGGAAGACAAAGTGGAACACCT AAAGCAAAGTCACCATTGCAGACAGCGGTGAACTTCCTCTGTAATAGGTTCTGA
- the LOC107022901 gene encoding O-glucosyltransferase rumi homolog, whose product MGIFSRHNRRPSFLPRYVVFFAFLFLALTLFFEVDNLVSQTKTIVGHNLEPTPWHIFPAKSFDDESTYSKASTIIQCSYLTCSSSSHVMDIPRSTKPQSKSHNCPDFFKSIRYDLEPWAKSRISINHVMEAQRNAAFRVVIVGGKLFVDFYYACVQSRAMFTIWGILQLLRKYPGKVPDVDLMFDCMDKPIINRTEHSSMPLPLFRYCTTPNHYDIPFPDWSFWGWSEINIRPWNEEFKSIKEGSNSKSWTSKIPVAYWKGNPDVVSPIRLELLNCNDTKMWRAQIMRQNWTEEAKVGFERSKLSKQCNHRYKIYAEGYAWSVSLKYILSCGSLPLIITPQYQDFFSRGLIPKKNYWPLPPFDLCPSIKQAVDWGNANPLEAEAIGKAGQDFMESLSIDRIYDYMYHLISEYAKLQDFVPVPPSSALELCIDTVLCFADDQQKRFLKKSLVFPSNESPCSLPR is encoded by the exons ATGGGGATTTTTTCAAGACATAATCGTCGGCCATCTTTTCTCCCTCGTTACGTTGTCTTCTTTGCTTTTCTCTTCCTTGCTCTTACCCTCTTCTTCGAG GTGGACAACTTAGTTTCTCAGACAAAAACAATTGTTGGTCACAACTTAGAGCCAACGCCATGGCATATATTTCCTGCTAAATCTTTCGATGATGAATCTACTTATTCAAAGGCTTCCACGATCATACAATGCTCTTATCTTACTTGTAGTAGCAGTAGTCATGTCATGGATATTCCTCGAAGCACCAAACCTCAATCTAAATCCCACAACTGCCCTGATTTCTTCAAGAGCATACGTTATGATCTCGAGCCATGGGCCAAGTCTAGGATTTCGATAAACCATGTAATGGAAGCTCAGAGGAATGCAGCTTTTAGAGTTGTAATTGTTGGTGGAAAATTATTTGTAGATTTTTACTATGCTTGTGTGCAGAGTAGAGCTATGTTTACAATTTGGGGAATATTGCAGCTACTCAGGAAATATCCTGGAAAAGTACCAGATGTTGATTTAATGTTTGATTGCATGGATAAGCCTATCATAAATCGAACGGAGCATTCTTCAATGCCTTTGCCTCTGTTTCGATACTGTACAACGCCAAACCATTACGATATACCATTTCCAGATTGGTCTTTCTGGGGCTG GTCTGAAATAAACATAAGACCGTGGAATGAAGAATTTAAAAGCATCAAAGAAGGTTCAAACTCTAAAAGTTGGACAAGTAAGATACCAGTAGCATACTGGAAAGGGAACCCAGACGTAGTTTCTCCTATTCGCTTAGAGTTGCTTAATTGCAACGACACTAAAATGTGGAGAGCACAAATTATGCGGCAG AATTGGACAGAAGAAGCAAAGGTCGGATTCGAGAGGTCCAAACTATCAAAACAATGTAACCACAG GTACAAGATTTATGCAGAAGGCTATGCATGGTCAGTGAGCTTGAAGTATATTCTATCATGTGGTTCTCTTCCCTTGATAATCACCCCACAGTATCAGGATTTCTTTAGTCGCGGTCTGATCCCGAAGAAAAATTACTGGCCACTTCCCCCATTTGATTTATGCCCTTCTATAAAACAAGCAGTTGATTGGGGTAATGCAAATCCATTGGag GCTGAAGCGATTGGAAAAGCAGGACAAGACTTCATGGAGAGTTTGAGTATCGATCGGATTTATGATTACATGTATCACTTGATTTCAGAATATGCAAAGCTGCAGGATTTTGTACCTGTTCCACCCTCTTCCGCTCTTGAACTATGTATCGATACTGTTCTTTGTTTTGCTGATGACCAGCAAAAACGATTCCTCAAAAAATCCCTTGTGTTCCCTTCAAATGAGAGTCCTTGCTCACTTCCCAGATAG